The genomic DNA CGGGTGCGCAGCGAGGCCAGGTCCGAGCCGGAGCCCGGCTCGGAGAAACCCTGGCACCACTGGCGCTCGCCGCTGAAGATGTGCGGCAGGTGCTCGGCCTTCTGTTCGGCCGTGCCGAACGCGTTCAGCACCGGCCCCAGCAGCTTCTGCGCACCGGTGTCCTGCGACGGCGCGCCCACCGCGGTGCATTCCTCGTCGAACACCAGGCGCTGCAGCACGCTCCAGCCGGTGCCGCCGTGCTCTTTGGCCCAGTACGGCGCGCCCCAGCCTTTCTCGTTCAGGATGCGCTGCCAGCGCGTCAGCTCCGGCCGCGGCGAGCGCGTGCCGACGCGGATGCGCCCGGACAGTTCGCCGGGCAGGTTCTCGCGCAGGAACGCCCGCACTTCCTCGCGGAAGGCCTCCAGGTCCAGGTCGCGTTGAAAATCCATGGCTTGTCTCCTCCGACACATGGCGGTGGCGGCCTGGCATCCAGGCGCGCCGCCGCCGTGCTGCGCTCAGACCGGATCCCAGGGGAACACGTCGCGCGAGATCTGCAGCGGGGTGAAGCTGCCTTGCAGCATCGGGATGGCGCGCTCGACGCACGACTCGACGGTCCAGCCTTCGCTGTTGTGCGCGGTGCGGATCGGGCGCGGTTGCGAGAACAGGTAGATCTCGTTGTTGCGCACGCCGAAGATCTGGCCGGTGATGTCCCTGGCCTGGTCGCTCAGCAGCGCCAGCGTGAACGGCGCGATCTTGCCGGCCTCGAGGCGCATGTTGATCTTCATCCGTTCGGCCGCTTCCGGGGTGTTGGTCGGAATGCTGCCGACCATGCGCGTGAAGGCGAACGGCGCGATGCAGTTCGAGCGCACGTTGAACTTCTGCATGTCCACCGCGATCGACTTGGACAGGCCGACGATGCCCAGCTTGGCGGCCGCGTAGTTGGCCTGGCCGAAGTTGCCGATCAGGCCCGAGGTGGAGGTCATGTGCACGAAGGCGCCGCTCTCCTGCGCCTTGAAATGCGGGGCCGCGGCGCGGGCCATGTTCCAGCTGCCCTTCAGGTGCACGCGGATCACGGCATCGAAATCATCCTCGGTCATCTTGTGGAAAATCACGTCGCGCAGGTTGCCGGCGTTGTTGACCACGCCGTCGACGCGGCCGTACAGGTCCAGCGCCTGCTGGATGATCTTCTGCGCGCTGGCCCAGTCGGCCACGCTGTCGGTGTTGGCCGCGGCCACGCCGCCGGCGGCCTGGATCTCATCGACCGCCTGCTGTGCCGGGCCGGCGCTGCCGCCGGAACCGTCGATGTTGACGCCCAGGTCGTTGACGATCACGCGCGCGCCCTGGCGCGCGGCCTCCAGCGCAATGCCCTTGCCCACGCCGGCGCCGGCGCCGGCGCCGGTGACGATGATGACTTTTCCTTCAAGCAGGCTCATGGTTGGTACTCCGGTAAGGATGGGTTGAACTCGGTGGGGACACATCGGGGCATGCTGCGCACGAGGTCGCGCCGACCGGGGCCGGAGCGATGCCGGCCGCAAGCGCGCCGCCAAAGTCATGCACGCGCGGCTGCAGCAGCGGCACGCGCGGCTCGCGCACGTAGTCCGGCGCGGCCAGCCATTCGGGGCTGCCGGGCGCGCCGGCAAACTCGGAATACGCGCCGACGATGCAGCCGCGCACGCCGTCGTCGCCCAGCAGCGGCGCGACGCGCGGCAGCCCGTCCTGCATCGTCACCGCGGCGCAGGCCGCGCTTGCGGCGGCGCCGGCGGCCACCGCCTGCGCGCTGCTGTCCGGCGCCAGCGCGACCACCTCGGCGCGGCAGCGCAGGACTGCGTGCCATGCCATGGTGAACTGCGGGCAGTCATGCATCAGCAGCAGCACCCGGTCGCCACGCCGCACGCCCAGGTGCTGCTGCAGGTAGCCGGCGAGCGACAGGCTGGCGTCGAGCAGCGCCTGGTAGCTCAGCTGCCGGCCGTGGTACGCCATGGCCGTCTCGTCGGGGCATGCCGCGGCCCGGGCTTCGAGCTCGCGCAGCAGGGTGCCGCGCGGCTTGAGGTCGGGAGATCGGGTCGAAGTGGACATGGCGAGGCGATGGACGAAGGTGCTGCCGATGGGTCCATCATTGCCTGCCTGCCGCGCGCGGGCACTCCCCGACGCGGGTGGCAGGCGTGCAACGGAGCTTATGGGCGGGGGCTGATGCACGCCTGCGCGCGGCCTGCCGGCCCCGGCCCGCACTCTCAGCCAGCCACCGCGGCTGCCGATGCCGACGCCGCGAGGTCACGCAGCCGCGCGGCCGCGCCGCCGCGCCCGGCCACCCCGAGCTTGGCGTAGATATTCTTCAGGTGCCACTTCACGGTCTCGGCCGAGACATTGAGCACGCGGGCGATCTTCTTGTTCGACATCGCCTGCGCCAGCAGCTCCAGGATCTCGCGCTCGCGCTCGCTGAGCGCGCCGATGCCCAGGCCCGGGGCCGGTTGCCGTGGCCGGGCCGGCGGCGGCAAGGCGTCCGCCGTGCCCGGCTCGGCCAGCAGCCGGCGGATGTAGAAGGCCAGCACCGGGTCTTCATGGCCATCGTCGCCCTCGCCCTCAACGCCGGCGTGCGCCAGCGGCGCCAGCGCCTGCGGCGAGCCGCCGGCGGCATCCAGCAGCGTCCGCGTCAGCCCCAGCCGGTGGCCCTGGCGCATGGCCGCGAGGAAGTCGCGCCGCGCCGCTCGGGCCTGGCCCAGCCCCAGCCGCGCCAGCGCCATCTGCAGGCGCAGCCCGGCCGCGCCGACCGCTTCCGTGCCGGCGCGCGCCTCCGCCAGTTGCCGCGCGCGCTCGACCGCAACGGCATAGTCCCGGGTGTAAAGCGCCATCTCCAGCCGGGCCCGCGCGGCCACGGCAGCGGTGCTGGCCGCCCGCAGCGGGCCGCCGCTGGCGCAGCGCGCGGCAAGCGCCTGCACCTGTTCCAGCGCCACGTTGGCGCGCTCGGTCTCGCCCTGCTGCAGGTGCCGGCGCAGGCGTTGCGCCAGCGCCTCGGCCTGCAGCCGGTCCAGGCCATAGCGCCCGGCGTAGGCTTGGAGGCGCTCCAGGCACGCCAGCGCCTGCGGCCGCCGCCCCGCCAGCCAGTGCGAGCCGGACAGCACCACGCAGGCGCGCAGCACCACTTCCGGCAGGGACACGCGCTCGAGCAGGCCCAGCCGCGGCTCCAGCAGCTGGCACGCGGCCTCGGTCTCGTTCAGCTCATACAGCGCGTCGGCCAGCAGGCAGGCCGCCATGCAGGCCAGCCCTGCATAGGCGGCGCCGAAGCGTTCCGCTTCCTCCATCACTTCGCGCATCAGCCGGCAAGCGTCCTTCAGGCGGCCCTCGCGCGCCAGGCTGATGGCCTGGATGCAACGCCCGAGCTGCCCGCTGCGCGGCGCCGGGGCGCGCACGTTGGCCTGGTCCAGCACCTGGCGCGCCAGGTCGTAGTCGCCGCGCATGGTCAGCAGCCACGACACCACATTGCCGCGCGCATGCCAGGCAAAGTCGTCGGCGTCGGGCGGCGGCTGCCACAGCTCGGGCAACAGCGCGGCGGCTTCGTCGTGGTTGTCGAGCTGCACCGCCAGCCCGGCCCGCAGCAGCCGCACCGAATAGCGCTCGCACGGCCGCAGGGCGTGCGGGCCGGCTTCCATCCGGTCCAGGCTGTCGCGCAGCGCGTCGAAATCGCGGCTGTACAGCTGCATGTAGGCCAGCACGACGTGCAGCCCGAAGCGCCGCCGCACCTCTTCGAGCGGCAATGCGCGCAGCAGGCCACCCAGCTGGACCAGCTCGCCGCGCTCCAGCAGCGCCTGGGCGCAGCCCTGCACCAGGCCCGCGGCGGCATCGACGTCGCCGGCACGCACCGCATGGAAGACCGCGTCGCCGATTTCGCCGCGCGCCTCGAACCAGCGCCATGCGGTGGCGTGCAGCGCGCGCAGCCCGTGGGCCTGCCCGGCGCCATGCGCGGCCAGCCGGTTCAGCAGGGTTTCACGCAGCAAGGGATGGATGCGGTACCAGGTCTCGTGGTCATGGCTGCCGACCGCGCTGATAAACAGGTTGTCGGCCACCAGCCGGCACAGGCGCGCCTGGATCTGCGGCAAGGGGCGCGCATCGCCCAGGATGGCCGCGCACAGGGGCGCGCAGAAACGCTGGCAGACCGCAACGCGCATCAGCATGTCGAGATCGTCGGGCTGCATCCGCACCAGCACTTCACGCTCGAAATAGCTGGCAAAGGCGCGCGCGTCTCGCACCTCGGCCGGCACCATCGGCGGCGCTGGCGTGGCCCCGCCGCGCGTGCGCAGGTCGAGCGCGTACAGCTGCAGGCCGGCGACCCAGCCATCGGTCAGCGCATGCAGCGTGGCGGCCACTCCGCTGTCGACGGAACCCAGCTGCTCGCGCAGGAAGCGCTCGGACTCCTGCGGGGTAAAGCGCAGGTCGCGCATGTCGAATTCGGCCAGCGTGCCTTGCAGCCGCAGCCGTTCCTGCGACAGCACCAGCGCGCTGCGCGAGCTGAGCGCCAGGTGCAGCGTCGCCGGCGCATAGTCCAGCAGCCATTGCAATGCCTGCAGGATGCGCGGCTCGGCAACGTGGTGCAGGTCGTCGATCATCAGCACCAGGTCGCGCCGGCGCCGCGCCAGCGCCTGCACCAGCGTGATCACCCACAGCTCGATGGCGGCGTCGTCGCAGGCGCCGGCCCCCAGCAGCGCGGCTTCGCGCACCGCCGCGGCGTCGACTTCGGCAATGCTCGCCAGCACGCACTCGAAGAAGCGCGCGGGCTCATTGTCTTCCGGCGCCAGCGTCAGCCAGCAGACGTCATAGCCCAGCTGCAGCATGGACTTGCGCCACGCCATCAGCGTGCTGGTCTTGCCGCTGCCGGCCTGTCCCTGGATCACCACGCAGCGCTGGCGGCGCGCCTCGAGCAGGCGCGCCATCAGCGCCTCGCGCGGCATCAGCTGGCGCGCGCCGCGCGGCGGCAGCACCTTGTCGCTGGCCACCTGCCAGGCGCCGCGGCCTGCCGGCGCCGGCGGCGCGGAATCCGTGCCGGCGTCCGCGCACTGTGGCTGGACCGCGGGGTCCGCCACCTCGGCCACTGCCGCCACCTGCGCCTGCATGGGCGCGGAAACCGCCGTCCCGGCCAGCCCGGCCGCGCGCCAGTGCCGCGACACGCTGGCGGCGCTGACGCCGAGTTCGGCTGCCAGCCGCCTCGTGCTCCACGGCTGCGCCACGCCGGGCTGGCGCTCGCCCGCCAGCGCCACCAGCCTGGCCACGTCCACCTTGACCGGCGGCGCGCCGCGCGGCAGGTCATTGACGATGCCGGCCACGCCGGCCTGCGCATAGCGTTCGCGCCAGCGCGCGACCTGGGCCCGGCCGATGCCGAGCTTGGGCGCGATAGTCTTGTTCTGCTCGCCGCTGGCGGCCAGCAGGATGATGCGCGCGCGCTGCGCAACGCGCGATGCGCTGCCGGCGGCAGCCAGGGTTTCGAGTTCGGTGCGCTCCTGTTCGCTCAGGAGGATGGGCGGGGCAACACGCATGGACAGCCTCTGCGGATTGACGGGTGGGACTGCGGCAGCGCGCACGCGCGGCGCGCGCTGCCGGACAACGAAGGCAGGCGGAGGGCGCTGCGCGCGCCTCAGTCGAGGGTGGCGCCGGCCCGCTCGATGGTGGTCTTCCACTTGGTGCGCTCGGCGCGCACGAAATCGCCGAAGGCGTCGCCGCTGAGCGCGAGCGGGACGCCGCCCATGCGATGGATGGCCTCGACCGCGGCGGGATCCTTCAGCACGCGCGTCACTGCCGCCTGCCACTTCGCCACCACCGGGGCGGGCGTGCGCGCCGGAAAGAACAGGCCGATCCAGGAGGTCGACTCCGCGCCCGGGTAGCCCGCCTCGGCGATGGTCGGCACCTGCGGCAGCGCCGGCAGCCGGCTGGCTCCGGTCACGGCCAGCGCGCGCAGCTTGCCGGCCTGCACCTGCGTCAGCGTCGATGCCGGATAGTCGAAGGTCAGGTCGACCTGCCCCGCCAGCAGGTCATTGATCGACGGCGCGCTGCCCTTGTACGGCACGTGCACGAACTTGACCCCGGCAAGCGTCTGGAACAGCTCGCCCGCGAGGTGGCTGCCGGTGCCATTGCCGGCCGATGACACGGTCAGCTTGCCGGGGTGCCCCTTGGCATATGCCACCAGCTCCCTGACCGACTGGTACGGCAGCTTGCCGTTCACCACCAGCAGGTTGGGAATCGACACCAATCCGTGCGCCGCGACGAAATCGCGCGCCGGGTCGAAGCGCAGCGACTTGTACAGGAACTGGTTGCTGGCCATGGTGCCCTGGGTGCCCATCAGCACGGTATAGCCGTCGGGCTCGGCGCGCGCGACCAGTTCGGTGGCGAGGTTGCCGCCGGCGCCCGGCCGGTTGTCGACCACCACGCGCACGCCATGGTCGCTGGTCATGCTGGCGGCGACCAGGCGCCCCAATTGGTCGGTGATGCCGCCCGGCGGCCCCGGCACCACCAACGTCACGGGCCGCGAGGGATAAGCGTTGACGGCCAGCGCGGCCGGTTCCGCCAGCGCCAGTGCGCCGCATGCCAGCAGCAGCGCTCGCGCGCCGGCTGAAGCGCGGGCCGCCAGCGTTGGGATAAGGGGGGTTCGGGGGGTCATGGACTGTGTCTCCTTTTGTCGGAAGTGCCGACTACTCCGCTTGAAACGCTATGATTCTACGAGATGCTGTATTTATTTTTGATCTATCGTAGCCCATAACGTATAACTACGCCAATACGTAGAGTTCTCCTGTATTTCGTATTTCGATTCCTCTACGCCCGGCGCGGCACCCTTGTTTCACTGCAAGCGGCGCATATGCCGCCCCCGGCAAGCCAGCCCCCCTTGGTCGAGTGGGGCCACGGCCGGACGGCCGCACGACACTGGGCATCACAGCGCGGCAGTTTTGGCGCAGGCAACACTTTCGAGGCAACCCCATGCAGCTCTCCCACTCCGCGCACGCCAGTGCCCCCGCCGGCCGGCCGTCGTCCCGGCCCGCCGCCGCAGCAACCCAGGCGCTCTCGCCGATGGAGCGGCTGATGGACCTGCTGCACGAGGTGCGCCAGTTCAGCCGCCAGTTGCAGCGCAGCGCACGCGAAGCGGCCGCGCATGCGGACCAGCGTTCGTACGCCGAGGCCCTGCGCGCGCTGCTCGACAGCCGCATGCAGGGCGCGGATGCGCGCATGCGGATCGTCTGCTACGCCAGCGCCGCCGAGCTGGGCCTGTCGCTGGAGCTGGAGGCCGAGCACTGCCGGCAGGCCATGAGCGGCGGCCTCGGCTTTCCGCTGCGCGTGCTGTTCTGGGCCGCGCACCGCCGCATGCGCGCGGCGCGGCGCAGGCCGGGCGCGTGGCTGCAGCCGCAGCGCTGATCTTCCTTTTCTTCGACGCGTACCGGGGCGCAAGCCACGGCGCCAAGCACCCATGCCAGACACCACGCCTACCCGCCACCCGATCCATGTCCGCCGCATTACCTGCACCGGCTACGAACGCAGCGACGGCCTGTTCGATATCGAGGGCGAGATGCAGGACATCACCCCCACCGGCACCGACCTGCTGTTCAAGCTGGTGCCGGCGGGGGCGGCGATCCACCACATGCGCATCGTGCTGACGGTCGACCGCGAGCTGCTGATCCATGACGTCAGCGCCAGCATCGATGCCGGCCCCACGGAGTACTGCCCAGACATCACGCCGGCGTATGCCGGGCTCAAGGGCCTGCAGATCCGCGGCGGCTTCCGCCAGCAAGTGAAGGCAGTGGTCGGCGGCGTCAATGGCTGCACCCACCTGACCGAGTTGCTGGGGCCGCTGGCCACCACCGCGATGCAGACCACCATGGCCGTGATGCGCCGCGAGCGCAATGGCCGGGGCCCCGATGCAAACGGCAAGCCGATCCCGCGGCCATTGCTGATCAACAGCTGCCACACCTATCGCGAAGACAGCGAGATCGCGAAGCGGCTGTGGCCCGAAGGCCGGCGCGCAACGGCCGGCTGAACCGATTCAACCACCACAACGGAGAAGATCCATGCATGGAATTTCCATACGGGCACGCCTGAAGCTGTTCGCCGTGCTGGCCGGGCTGGCGCTTGCGCTGCCGGCGCCGGCAGGCGCCCAGACCTACCCGGAGC from Cupriavidus taiwanensis includes the following:
- a CDS encoding SDR family NAD(P)-dependent oxidoreductase — protein: MSLLEGKVIIVTGAGAGAGVGKGIALEAARQGARVIVNDLGVNIDGSGGSAGPAQQAVDEIQAAGGVAAANTDSVADWASAQKIIQQALDLYGRVDGVVNNAGNLRDVIFHKMTEDDFDAVIRVHLKGSWNMARAAAPHFKAQESGAFVHMTSTSGLIGNFGQANYAAAKLGIVGLSKSIAVDMQKFNVRSNCIAPFAFTRMVGSIPTNTPEAAERMKINMRLEAGKIAPFTLALLSDQARDITGQIFGVRNNEIYLFSQPRPIRTAHNSEGWTVESCVERAIPMLQGSFTPLQISRDVFPWDPV
- a CDS encoding DUF2889 domain-containing protein; the encoded protein is MPDTTPTRHPIHVRRITCTGYERSDGLFDIEGEMQDITPTGTDLLFKLVPAGAAIHHMRIVLTVDRELLIHDVSASIDAGPTEYCPDITPAYAGLKGLQIRGGFRQQVKAVVGGVNGCTHLTELLGPLATTAMQTTMAVMRRERNGRGPDANGKPIPRPLLINSCHTYREDSEIAKRLWPEGRRATAG
- a CDS encoding LuxR C-terminal-related transcriptional regulator yields the protein MRVAPPILLSEQERTELETLAAAGSASRVAQRARIILLAASGEQNKTIAPKLGIGRAQVARWRERYAQAGVAGIVNDLPRGAPPVKVDVARLVALAGERQPGVAQPWSTRRLAAELGVSAASVSRHWRAAGLAGTAVSAPMQAQVAAVAEVADPAVQPQCADAGTDSAPPAPAGRGAWQVASDKVLPPRGARQLMPREALMARLLEARRQRCVVIQGQAGSGKTSTLMAWRKSMLQLGYDVCWLTLAPEDNEPARFFECVLASIAEVDAAAVREAALLGAGACDDAAIELWVITLVQALARRRRDLVLMIDDLHHVAEPRILQALQWLLDYAPATLHLALSSRSALVLSQERLRLQGTLAEFDMRDLRFTPQESERFLREQLGSVDSGVAATLHALTDGWVAGLQLYALDLRTRGGATPAPPMVPAEVRDARAFASYFEREVLVRMQPDDLDMLMRVAVCQRFCAPLCAAILGDARPLPQIQARLCRLVADNLFISAVGSHDHETWYRIHPLLRETLLNRLAAHGAGQAHGLRALHATAWRWFEARGEIGDAVFHAVRAGDVDAAAGLVQGCAQALLERGELVQLGGLLRALPLEEVRRRFGLHVVLAYMQLYSRDFDALRDSLDRMEAGPHALRPCERYSVRLLRAGLAVQLDNHDEAAALLPELWQPPPDADDFAWHARGNVVSWLLTMRGDYDLARQVLDQANVRAPAPRSGQLGRCIQAISLAREGRLKDACRLMREVMEEAERFGAAYAGLACMAACLLADALYELNETEAACQLLEPRLGLLERVSLPEVVLRACVVLSGSHWLAGRRPQALACLERLQAYAGRYGLDRLQAEALAQRLRRHLQQGETERANVALEQVQALAARCASGGPLRAASTAAVAARARLEMALYTRDYAVAVERARQLAEARAGTEAVGAAGLRLQMALARLGLGQARAARRDFLAAMRQGHRLGLTRTLLDAAGGSPQALAPLAHAGVEGEGDDGHEDPVLAFYIRRLLAEPGTADALPPPARPRQPAPGLGIGALSEREREILELLAQAMSNKKIARVLNVSAETVKWHLKNIYAKLGVAGRGGAAARLRDLAASASAAAVAG
- a CDS encoding AMP-binding protein; amino-acid sequence: MSTSTRSPDLKPRGTLLRELEARAAACPDETAMAYHGRQLSYQALLDASLSLAGYLQQHLGVRRGDRVLLLMHDCPQFTMAWHAVLRCRAEVVALAPDSSAQAVAAGAAASAACAAVTMQDGLPRVAPLLGDDGVRGCIVGAYSEFAGAPGSPEWLAAPDYVREPRVPLLQPRVHDFGGALAAGIAPAPVGATSCAACPDVSPPSSTHPYRSTNHEPA
- a CDS encoding Bug family tripartite tricarboxylate transporter substrate binding protein, which codes for MTPRTPLIPTLAARASAGARALLLACGALALAEPAALAVNAYPSRPVTLVVPGPPGGITDQLGRLVAASMTSDHGVRVVVDNRPGAGGNLATELVARAEPDGYTVLMGTQGTMASNQFLYKSLRFDPARDFVAAHGLVSIPNLLVVNGKLPYQSVRELVAYAKGHPGKLTVSSAGNGTGSHLAGELFQTLAGVKFVHVPYKGSAPSINDLLAGQVDLTFDYPASTLTQVQAGKLRALAVTGASRLPALPQVPTIAEAGYPGAESTSWIGLFFPARTPAPVVAKWQAAVTRVLKDPAAVEAIHRMGGVPLALSGDAFGDFVRAERTKWKTTIERAGATLD